The Bacillota bacterium sequence TCAACATCCTGGAAACCGTAAAGGAAACCGTACCGCCAGTATCCGTTCGTGAGGTGAAAACGGTGACCCCGGAAGAGATCATAATCACCACCAAGGAATATTTGGCAACACAGCCGGACGTGGCTGTGGCCTATGTCTTTGGTTCGGTCGCTCGGGGGCGCATGTGGGCTCAAAGTGACGTTGACGTTGCCGTGATCTTTGCCCCCGAAGCGGGGGATAAGCCGGCCCGGTTTGACCGGCGTCTTGAGTTGGAAATGGCGCTCGGAGACCTGGTGCACAAAAACGTGCAAGT is a genomic window containing:
- a CDS encoding nucleotidyltransferase domain-containing protein, with the protein product MPTVNILETVKETVPPVSVREVKTVTPEEIIITTKEYLATQPDVAVAYVFGSVARGRMWAQSDVDVAVIFAPEAGDKPARFDRRLELEMALGDLVHKNVQVVDFETAPVLLRYQIRKHGRVVVDKDPLRRVKLEAAAIGEYLDFQPVRQFCTAAKLGRL